From the Acetobacter aceti genome, one window contains:
- a CDS encoding cytochrome c — MRHSFLILGVVGLMLAAVTTACAATQGQSDPDLIKRGQYLARLADCEACHTAPGGVPFAGGRPFAVPPMGTMYSSNITPDTQYGIGQWTDAQFVRSVRRGISPHWKHLFPAMPYQDYARMSPDDVLAIRAYIATVQPVARKVPSNTGIFQFNIIRPGMFGWDLFNGPSSSYPDDPKQSADWNRGRWLVEGPGHCAECHSPRTLTMGVSHRHAYAGAVTAGWLAYNLTSDPESGIGSWTDEALATYLTTGHADGHGTAAGPMAEAISYSLRFMTKEDAAAMVTYLRTIPAQPVKPPKKASDAFSPAALKHGEMLFAGACAGCHLENGIGRQVVSASIAGGHTLRDPDGLNLLQVLIEGSRLTTATGNADMPRFGAGYSDRDLADIAAYTMITLGGTQPAFDTDAVKAARKGK, encoded by the coding sequence ATGCGGCATTCCTTCCTCATTCTCGGTGTCGTCGGTCTGATGCTGGCGGCCGTTACAACGGCATGTGCCGCAACGCAGGGTCAGAGTGATCCCGATCTCATTAAGCGCGGCCAGTATCTGGCGCGTCTGGCCGATTGCGAAGCGTGCCACACGGCGCCAGGAGGCGTTCCGTTCGCCGGCGGGCGTCCATTCGCCGTGCCTCCAATGGGCACGATGTATTCCTCCAACATCACGCCGGATACGCAATACGGTATCGGTCAATGGACGGACGCCCAATTCGTGCGCTCGGTACGCAGGGGAATCTCGCCGCACTGGAAGCATCTGTTTCCTGCCATGCCGTATCAGGATTATGCGCGGATGAGTCCGGACGACGTTCTCGCAATCCGGGCCTACATCGCGACGGTCCAGCCGGTGGCCAGAAAGGTCCCCAGCAATACCGGAATCTTTCAGTTCAACATCATTCGTCCGGGCATGTTCGGCTGGGATCTCTTCAATGGGCCGTCCTCATCCTATCCGGATGATCCGAAGCAGAGCGCCGACTGGAATCGTGGGCGCTGGCTCGTTGAAGGGCCAGGTCATTGCGCCGAGTGCCACTCTCCGCGCACTCTGACGATGGGGGTATCCCATCGCCACGCTTATGCCGGGGCCGTCACTGCGGGGTGGCTTGCCTATAACCTGACCTCCGATCCGGAATCGGGAATCGGCTCCTGGACGGATGAGGCGCTCGCGACCTATCTGACGACAGGTCATGCGGACGGGCATGGAACGGCGGCGGGGCCGATGGCGGAAGCCATCAGCTACAGCCTTCGTTTCATGACGAAGGAGGATGCCGCTGCCATGGTGACGTATCTGCGGACCATACCGGCGCAACCGGTGAAACCACCGAAAAAGGCTTCGGACGCGTTCTCGCCAGCGGCGTTGAAACATGGCGAGATGCTGTTCGCCGGGGCATGTGCAGGATGTCATCTGGAGAACGGTATCGGGCGACAGGTGGTGTCCGCTTCGATCGCGGGCGGACATACGTTGCGCGATCCCGACGGTCTGAACCTTCTTCAGGTTCTCATTGAGGGCTCCAGGCTGACGACGGCGACGGGCAACGCCGATATGCCGCGCTTCGGTGCGGGCTACAGCGACCGTGACCTTGCGGATATCGCGGCTTACACGATGATAACGCTGGGCGGAACGCAGCCTGCGTTCGACACGGACGCAGTGAAAGCCGCCCGAAAAGGAAAATAG